One Segatella copri genomic window, GTTATACAGATACTGAATTCGCTTTTTATTCTTTGTTGCATGCCGATTATATGTTGATTTTAGATGTTAATCTTTATAATTATTTTCTTGGCAGAGAAGGACAAACTATGGAGTCTTCTTCCATGATTTCTAAAGAAAATGATTTTTATTTAATAAGTAAGCGTTTAGTTGAGCAGTTTTTACAGGTAGATGATTTGAATGAAAATGAAAAATGTAATTTAATACAACCTTTAAGTAATATTGTATATTATTTTTTGAGAATAAATTTAGTACTAACGCCTTTAACCGATGATAGTAAAAATAAGCTTGATACAATCATTAAGTTATATTATCCTATTACTAAGGCGTATTCTAAATATTTTACAAAACTTAATGTATGTAAACTACCAATAGTTTATTTATATAAAATAACCAAGTTGGACTTGCATAGCTTCTATAAATTTCTGATAGCTTTACGAAATATATTTTGCTCTTAGTGATAGGAAAAAGTTGTTTTTTTGATTGGATATGAAATCAAAAAAAAATTAATAGTTTAATAAGATCTTTATTTCGAAAATGATTTACTATTTAATATATATACCTTTTATTTTGTCTTCTTTTCTTGATGTTCCGAATTTTTCATTGAAATTTAGACAAAAACTATGTTGGCTTTGGGTAATAATTCTCACTTTATTTTGGGGATTGAGATGGCGTTGTGGAACAGATTGGTATAACTTTTTTGATTATTACCAATGGAGTCATTTAAACAATGTTTTCACCTTTGACAGAGGTATGGGAGAGCCATTGGAATGGGGCTTTGTGTTACTTAATGCTATATTCCATGATTTGGGCTTTAGTTATACAATTTTCCTTTTATTTTTTAGCTTTACAATTCTAGCTTTGTTTGCAAAGTTTTGCATATCTAATTTTGATTATCCATTAATTGGATTTGTTTTTATTATAGCAACAATGGCACCGATATTTCCAACAAGGCAAGCTTTGGCATTAGGTATTATTTGTTTGGGATATAAATATATAAATCAAACAAGTCTTAGATCATTCTTAAATTTTGCAATTGTAGTGCTAGTAGCTTCTTCTATTCATACTTCTGCCTTATTGGCGATAATTGTTTATTTTATTCCCAAAATTAAGCTTAATGTATATTTAGCTATATCGTTATTAATCGGATCGATGTTCATAGGTAAGTTCCTATCTTCATTTTTTGAATATATCATTAATAAATTTACATTTCTAGGTTCTATTGTTTTAATACGTCTCTCAACATACACAAATCAAGAGACGTCTTCAGTTGGTGAGGGCGTATTTGATAGAGGAATTATGAGTTATTTGTTATCATTATTCTATTTCTTGTTATTTGTTTATAGAAAATATAATAGGAGTATTTCTCAAAATTTTAGAGGTACTTTCAATAATTATACAATTAAAGAAATAATAAGAAATATCTTTTCGCAAACGATGCAAGATATGAGTAGACTTAGTAATTATTTTTTGCCATCAGTCTATTGGGGCACAATAGAGGTGTTTGTAAGTTTTGAAACTAGTACACGAAAATATATTTGTGTTAGGTTGTTGTTTAATGCATTAATGTTTTATTTCTTTTATCGTCAATTGAATGGCGTTTATGTGCATGAATATTTACCATATAATTCGATTTTATGAATATAGTTTTAATAGGTGACGGATTTACCGGTTCAACATTGCCTTTAGCTAAGAGATGGGCTGATGAAGGGCATAAGGTAACTTGTTTCTTTTATGTAAATGTAGGAAAAGGATGTTTGGAGGGATTTGATTTTTCACCAAAAATATTACCAGGAATCTACAATGTGAATTTAAAAGAAACCAATTTGTCTAATTATTTTTGTAGAAATGTTAGTGTCAATATAATAGTTTTGCTTCGTGAAAGGAAAAAACTACGTAAAACTGGAATTAATTATTTTATTAGTCATATAGATAGGTATACAGAGAAAAAATTATTGAAGAAAATCAAATCGTTGAATTACGATATTGTGAATTTAGTAGGTCATAACCCTCCATTAGATTATTTAATTGATCATTTGGATGTATCTAAAGTTTTTTGCTCTGTGCATGAGGTTTTGGAAAATCATTTACATGATAATGTCTCGCTAAATAAATATACAAAATGGTTAATTAAGAATAATATTAAAATTATAGTTCATTCTTATTTTTGTTATTCAAAATTAGGTGACTATAAATATCGATATTATATTCCTTTTGGAGCCTTTGAAACTTTTAAAACTTATACTACTACAGTAAAAAGTTTAGGTTTGCAACCAGGTTATTTGCTCTTTTATGGTTATATATTGCCTTATAAAGGTTTAGAGCTATTATACCAAGCGTATTTAAAAATCTTAGATAAAGGAGAGAATATTCCCATAGTTATAGCAGGTAAGGGCAATGATAAGTATTTGCAATTGTTTATGAAAGCACCAAACGTTAAGGTAATTAATGCTTATCTTTCTAATCAAGATTTAGCTACGCTAATTTCTAAATGTAGAGCGGTAATATGTCCTTATCTGTCCGCTTCTCAATCAGGGATTCCTCAAACTGTCAATCAATTTGGAAAAAAAGTAATTGCAACAAATGTAGGTGCTTTCCCTGAATTTATATATAATCGAGAAAATGGCTGTGTTGTAGATGTTGATTCAGTAGAATTAGCCTCTGCTATGGAATATGTAGAATCTTCAGATTTTTCATTTGCAACATTTTTAAAACATCATTCAGATTTAAACTGGGATGAGATAGCTGTGAAGTATTTAAAATTATTTCAAAATAAAAAATGAGAATATTAGTATTTACAGGAGGATTGGGTAACCAAATGTTTGAGTATGCATTCTATAAACACTTGGAGTCTTGCTTTCCAAAAGAAAAGATTTATGGGCATTATGGAGTGAAACTTAAAGAACACTATGGGTTGGAAGTTAATAAGTGGTTTGAAATCTCACTTCCACCAGAGAAGTGGTGGACGTTACCCGTTGTAGGTCTCTTTTATATATATAAGCAACTGGTGCCAAATTCCCAATGGCTAGATTTGTTTCAAAGAGAGTGGAAGCATAAAAAGGCGAAAGTTTTTTTTCCTTTCAAGTTTACTAAACAGTATTTTCCAAAAGAGAATGGTTGGCTAAAATGGAAAATTGATGAGAAATCTTTGAGTGAGAAGAATATAAAACTTCTTCAGATTATTCATAAGGAAGAAACTTGTTTTGTCCATGTAAGACGTGGAGATTATTTGGCTTCCAACTTTAAGTATATTTTTGAAGGATGCTGCACATTGGATTATTATAAGCGAGCTTTGGAATATATGAAAGGGATTAATCCTAAAACTCGCTTTATCTGTTTCTCTGATGATTTGGAGTGGATTCGCAAAAATCTTCCTATGGAAGAAAACACAATCTATGTAGATTGGAACACAGGCACTGATTCTCCTCTAGATATGTACTTGATGTCTCAATGTGATAATGGTATCATAGCCAATAGTTCTTTTAGCTATTGGGGTGCATATCTAGGAAAGAAAAAAAACTCAGTGATTTATCCTCAGAAATGGTGGAATATGGATGGTGGCAATCCTGATATTTTTATGGATGAATGGTTCGGAATGTAGCAAGAATATTATTTTTTAAAAATATCATAGCAAATGAAATCAATTCTTTTACAATGTAAATTTCTCTTGGTGGAATTCTTAAATATATCCTACCAACTCGTTCCAAATCCCCTTCGAAATTACTATTTGAGAATGTTCGGAATACGGATATGGGGGGGCAAGTCTTGTATCCATAGAGGATGTAAGTTCTTTCATGTTGGTAAAATGAGCGTAGGAAGGGACACTGTAATCAATTTTGGTTGCTATCTTGACAATCGACGAGGTATCTATGTTGGTAACAATGTCGGAGTTGCTCATAATACTAAAATTTATACATTAGGTCATGATTTAAATGATTCTTCTTTTTCGACAAAGGGAGCGCCGGTCAATATTGAAGACAATGTTTTTGTCTTTTCCAATGCAATGATAATGCCGGGAGTGACAATAGGGGAAGGTGCTATTGTACTAGCTGGAAGTGTTGTAATTAAGAATGTGGAACCTTGGACAATAGTTGGAGGTAATCCTGCAAAAAAGATAAGAGATCGCAATCATGACATAGATTACAGACAAGTTTATAGATATTGGTTCGCTTTATAAGTAATGAATAAACCAAATGTTTTATTTTTGCTGAAAGGTCTTGAAACTGGAGGTCTTGAGGTGGTAACAGCTGTTCTCGCGAACAAATTTGTAGCCGAAGGGCATAGTGTTAGTGTCTTTGCATTCTTAGGTGGAAAGAATTCTATTGCTGATAGGTTTGATAAACGTATTAAACTTTATCAACAAAATGATTATTCACAGAGTAGAACGAATGTAGAGAACCTTAGACGTGTTCTGCAGGTCGATGATATAAGTGTGATTATCAATCAATGGGGATTACCATATATTCCTATTAAGGTTGCCTTAAAAGCATCAAGAGGACTACAGGTCAAGATAATATCTGTTTATCATAACGCTCCTAGCTTTAATGGAAGAATTCAAAAACTCAATATTGGGTTGAATGGATGTGAAAATCCTATAAAGCGATTACTTTTGAATGTATTGCGTACAGCCTTTAAATATGTAACAAGTCGTGCAATGGCTTACATATATAGGCATAGTGATATTTTTCTTGTATTGTCACCTAGCTATATTGATGACTTTCAAAAATTTACTCATGTCAAAAGTCTTAATCATCTAAAGGTACTGACCAATCCGGTGACTATATTGAATGATGACTATGAGTATCAGTTTAAACATAAACAGAAAGAAATTATATATGTAGGTAGGTTGGATTTTGTGCAAAAGCGAGTATATAGGGTCATTGATACTTGGAATTATCTCGAAAATCATTTCCCTGATTGGCGATTGACTATAGTTGGGGATGGAGAAGATAGACAGAATTTGGAAAATCACGTTAAAGCTTTAGGTTTAAAACGTGTATCTTTTGAAGGTTTCCAAAAACCTATAGTTTATTACAAGCGAGCATCTATTTTACTTCTTACTTCAGATTTTGAAGGTTTCCCTCTGGTGCTTGCTGAATGTATGAGCTTTGGTGGGATACCTGCTGTATATAACAGCTACTCTGCTGTATGTGATATTATAGATGATGGCAAGGATGGCATCGTGCTTCCTTATCATAAGAATGGGTATAATGCCAATGAAGCAGCAGATATGATTGCCAACATCATGAAGGATGATGGTAAACGTGAGCAAATGGCTTTGGCTGCTATCAAGAAAAGCAAAGAATATTCTGCCGAGAAGATTTATAGTGAATGGGAGAGAATTTTTGATTCTCTGTTACAGAAATAAAACTTATAGTATTATGTATAACGATATTCAAATCATAATCATGGCCGGCGGCGTAGGCAGCCGCTTCTGGCCTATGTCAACCCCCGATTACCCAAAGCAATTCATAGATGTGATGGGAGTCGGTCGTTCCCTCATTCAATTGACAGTAGATAGATTGAAGCCAATCTGTCCTGTCGAAAACATGTGGGTAGTGACAAACGAGAAATACATTCGCATAGTCAAGGAGCAAATCCCTGACATGCCAGTAGATAACATATTATCAGAGCCGGAGGCTCGCAATACCGCTCCATGTATTGCTTATGCCTGCTGGAAGAT contains:
- a CDS encoding alpha-1,2-fucosyltransferase, with amino-acid sequence MRILVFTGGLGNQMFEYAFYKHLESCFPKEKIYGHYGVKLKEHYGLEVNKWFEISLPPEKWWTLPVVGLFYIYKQLVPNSQWLDLFQREWKHKKAKVFFPFKFTKQYFPKENGWLKWKIDEKSLSEKNIKLLQIIHKEETCFVHVRRGDYLASNFKYIFEGCCTLDYYKRALEYMKGINPKTRFICFSDDLEWIRKNLPMEENTIYVDWNTGTDSPLDMYLMSQCDNGIIANSSFSYWGAYLGKKKNSVIYPQKWWNMDGGNPDIFMDEWFGM
- a CDS encoding glycosyltransferase: MNKPNVLFLLKGLETGGLEVVTAVLANKFVAEGHSVSVFAFLGGKNSIADRFDKRIKLYQQNDYSQSRTNVENLRRVLQVDDISVIINQWGLPYIPIKVALKASRGLQVKIISVYHNAPSFNGRIQKLNIGLNGCENPIKRLLLNVLRTAFKYVTSRAMAYIYRHSDIFLVLSPSYIDDFQKFTHVKSLNHLKVLTNPVTILNDDYEYQFKHKQKEIIYVGRLDFVQKRVYRVIDTWNYLENHFPDWRLTIVGDGEDRQNLENHVKALGLKRVSFEGFQKPIVYYKRASILLLTSDFEGFPLVLAECMSFGGIPAVYNSYSAVCDIIDDGKDGIVLPYHKNGYNANEAADMIANIMKDDGKREQMALAAIKKSKEYSAEKIYSEWERIFDSLLQK
- a CDS encoding acyltransferase, with amino-acid sequence MSVGRDTVINFGCYLDNRRGIYVGNNVGVAHNTKIYTLGHDLNDSSFSTKGAPVNIEDNVFVFSNAMIMPGVTIGEGAIVLAGSVVIKNVEPWTIVGGNPAKKIRDRNHDIDYRQVYRYWFAL
- a CDS encoding glycosyltransferase family 4 protein; the encoded protein is MNIVLIGDGFTGSTLPLAKRWADEGHKVTCFFYVNVGKGCLEGFDFSPKILPGIYNVNLKETNLSNYFCRNVSVNIIVLLRERKKLRKTGINYFISHIDRYTEKKLLKKIKSLNYDIVNLVGHNPPLDYLIDHLDVSKVFCSVHEVLENHLHDNVSLNKYTKWLIKNNIKIIVHSYFCYSKLGDYKYRYYIPFGAFETFKTYTTTVKSLGLQPGYLLFYGYILPYKGLELLYQAYLKILDKGENIPIVIAGKGNDKYLQLFMKAPNVKVINAYLSNQDLATLISKCRAVICPYLSASQSGIPQTVNQFGKKVIATNVGAFPEFIYNRENGCVVDVDSVELASAMEYVESSDFSFATFLKHHSDLNWDEIAVKYLKLFQNKK
- a CDS encoding EpsG family protein; its protein translation is MIYYLIYIPFILSSFLDVPNFSLKFRQKLCWLWVIILTLFWGLRWRCGTDWYNFFDYYQWSHLNNVFTFDRGMGEPLEWGFVLLNAIFHDLGFSYTIFLLFFSFTILALFAKFCISNFDYPLIGFVFIIATMAPIFPTRQALALGIICLGYKYINQTSLRSFLNFAIVVLVASSIHTSALLAIIVYFIPKIKLNVYLAISLLIGSMFIGKFLSSFFEYIINKFTFLGSIVLIRLSTYTNQETSSVGEGVFDRGIMSYLLSLFYFLLFVYRKYNRSISQNFRGTFNNYTIKEIIRNIFSQTMQDMSRLSNYFLPSVYWGTIEVFVSFETSTRKYICVRLLFNALMFYFFYRQLNGVYVHEYLPYNSIL